A part of Candidatus Deferrimicrobium borealis genomic DNA contains:
- a CDS encoding OmpA family protein: MRNRHLILLLSVLLATFLVAGCGGSRQATKAETDQFNAISGKIAQAENMTPKGAKECAPKELAVAKAELDGVRHQSTEDWDDSTKTGPWSDSTIDKASKAADAALAKTKACQPPIVNYSAAPETIAPGQCSTLTWSTQNVQKAEIDQEVGAVAASGSKQVCPKETTQYMLTATGTGGTVYETATVTVMAPVPPPPPVAAVGTSISANPTYVYTGQCTTLTWSTQNATDVVIDPGVGKVGPSGSKQVCPTDNTTYTISATNAGGTKTASTTVPVYKRTTLQINFDTAKADIRKKDLPELQKAIEFVKKYPNTKVQVVGFTDSRGTDKYNQKLSERRANAVKKYLVDNGHVKPDMITAVGYGEAEPVGDNKTKEGQFLNRRVEIREAK; the protein is encoded by the coding sequence ATGAGGAACCGTCATCTCATACTTCTCCTGTCGGTTCTCCTCGCGACGTTCCTGGTGGCCGGCTGCGGCGGCTCCCGTCAGGCGACCAAGGCAGAAACCGACCAGTTCAACGCCATCTCGGGGAAGATCGCCCAGGCGGAGAATATGACGCCCAAGGGCGCAAAGGAATGCGCGCCCAAGGAACTTGCGGTCGCCAAGGCGGAACTCGACGGCGTCCGCCACCAATCGACCGAGGATTGGGATGATTCCACGAAAACAGGTCCATGGTCGGATTCGACCATCGACAAGGCGTCCAAGGCCGCCGACGCGGCCCTTGCCAAGACGAAGGCGTGTCAGCCTCCGATTGTGAATTATTCGGCAGCCCCGGAGACGATTGCCCCCGGGCAGTGCTCGACCCTGACGTGGTCTACGCAAAACGTCCAGAAGGCGGAGATCGATCAGGAAGTGGGAGCCGTGGCTGCGAGCGGCTCCAAGCAGGTGTGCCCCAAAGAAACCACCCAGTACATGTTGACGGCGACCGGGACCGGTGGGACCGTTTACGAGACGGCAACCGTCACGGTGATGGCCCCGGTGCCTCCGCCCCCGCCTGTGGCTGCGGTGGGCACATCGATTTCGGCGAACCCGACCTACGTCTACACGGGGCAGTGCACCACCCTCACCTGGTCCACGCAGAACGCCACCGACGTGGTGATCGATCCGGGCGTGGGGAAAGTGGGCCCGAGCGGCTCCAAGCAGGTCTGCCCCACCGACAACACGACGTACACGATCTCCGCGACCAACGCGGGCGGTACCAAGACGGCGTCCACGACCGTCCCGGTGTACAAGAGAACGACCCTGCAGATCAACTTCGACACGGCCAAGGCCGACATCCGGAAGAAGGACCTTCCGGAGCTGCAGAAGGCGATCGAGTTCGTGAAGAAGTACCCGAACACCAAGGTACAGGTGGTGGGGTTCACGGACAGCCGGGGGACCGACAAGTACAACCAGAAGCTTTCCGAGCGGAGAGCGAATGCGGTGAAGAAATATCTCGTGGACAACGGCCACGTGAAACCCGACATGATCACGGCCGTGGGATACGGGGAAGCCGAGCCCGTCGGGGATAACAAGACGAAGGAAGGCCAGTTCCTGAACCGGAGAGTGGAAATCCGGGAGGCCAAGTAA